Proteins co-encoded in one Cottoperca gobio unplaced genomic scaffold, fCotGob3.1 fCotGob3_42arrow_ctg1, whole genome shotgun sequence genomic window:
- the LOC115005993 gene encoding tetraspanin-8-like, which yields MGKINGCLRCLFIFFNVVFAIIGGLLIFGAVKSTAYSSQMSMVGGPSLGWGWLFAIGVLGISCLGIYAGSSEKELALKIFGGFMVVGMIIMMIFGIITVVTRNKVKDALQNSEIIKPFLADEQMRALLDTLQKSVKCCGVASVSDWGDQIPQSCECSSQSGSGSGYGGYGGFGEYGGFGGYGGYGGYGCKPKPAVGFVKWMIWFRNIAGPDQIYEKSCGEFIFMSVNFMLKILMGFFFGFAVTALMGLLVTILMYHQVKRHDSAGGASMAMKSY from the exons ATGGGAAAAATTAATGGATGCCTGAGATGTCTCTTTATCTTCTTCAATGTGGTGTTTGCA ATCATAGGAGGTTTGCTGATCTTCGGGGCGGTGAAGTCCACTGCCTACAGCAGCCag ATGTCGATGGTCGGGGGTCCGAGCCTGGGTTGGGGTTGGCTGTTTGCCATCGGCGTCCTTGGCATCTCCTGCCTGGGAATCTATGCAGGATCCTCCGAGAAAGAACTCGCCCTCAAGATA TTTGGAGGCTTCATGGTGGTTGGAATGATCATCATGATGATCTTTGGCATCATTACCGTTGTCACAAGAAACAAG gTCAAAGATGCGCTTCAAAATTCTGAGATCATAAAGCCCTTCTTGGCAGACGAGCAAATGAGAGCGCTGCTTGATACACTACAGAAAAGT GTCAAATGCTGTGGTGTAGCGAGTGTCTCGGACTGGGGTGATCAAATCCCGCAGAGCTGTGAGTGCAGCTCTCAaagtggaagtggaagtggatATGGAGGATATGGAGGATTTGGAGAATATGGAGGATTTGGAGGATATGGAGGATATGGAGGATATGGATGTAAACCCAAACCTGCGGTGGGTTTTGTTAAATGGATGATCTGGTTTAGAAATATAG CGGGCCCAGACCAAATCTATGAAAAG AGCTGTGGTGAATTCATCTTTATGTCAGTCAACTTCATGTTGAAGATACTCATGGGCTTCTTCTTTGGATTTGCTGTCACCGCA CTGATGGGCCTGCTGGTCACCATCCTGATGTACCATCAGGTCAAACGTCACGACAGCGCCGGAGGAGCGTCGATGGCCATGAAGAGCTATTAA